Sequence from the Paralichthys olivaceus isolate ysfri-2021 chromosome 1, ASM2471397v2, whole genome shotgun sequence genome:
GCAACAGTCACCTTCATATCTCATATGAACTCCACTCTTATTTGGTATTTTTGAAAATGATCCTCACCACCATTTCATACCGATTGTTAAAAACGAATTCACTACCGTTAAATCATTGTTTGAAAGtttgaattgatttgtttgtctgtttacagTTTCTAGAGAGCATGCAGTTAAACTACAGCAGCCAGGCAGCTGACAAAGGTGTTTACATCATCGGGAGCTGTGGCTTCGACTCCATACCTGCAGACATGGGAGTCCTCTACACCAGGGACCAGTTCAAGGGTATGCACTTTCTCACATGCACATTCAgtataaacacatgcacacaatagcattaaaaaaaaccctcttctCCCTCAGGACACTGATATGTAGATATGTATCATCCACAGGTACGCTCACTGCAGTGGAGAGCTTTCTGACCGTCGGCTCAGGACCTGATGTATGTAACGACATTTCCCATAAGTCCATGTAGTGGATTTCTTTACACTaagttttcatgtttattattgcatcaaatattttctccttctctctgtgtgtgtgtgtgtggtgtgtgtgttactttggTTTCCTCTATCAGGGCGGGTGTATCCATGATGGCACATGGCAGTCTGCTGTCTATGGTTTTGCAGATGGCCCGAAGCTGCAGAGTCTAAGAAGGAAGTTTAATCACAAACCTCTGCCTACTGTTGGCTCCAAGATAAAGCGCAGGTAGGTCGATTAATAACTCAACTAACTAAGCTGACGAAGACAACTTGATACCTGCAGTCATGGGAGTCTGCAGTTATAATGTGGGTATTTGAAATGTGGGTCTTTGTCCATATGTATTGAGTAAGGCATTTTAcctttaaaaaatgtacttgtCAATGGTCTCTGGTGGAGAAACTATGTAATGATGACAGTTTACCTCGATTATATAATTTTAAGGTCATTATTTCCTGTTACGTATCTGCGGAAACATACTGATGTGACATATGTGATGAGATAATAATAAGGTtttctgtgcttgtgtgtgtatttgcagagGATCACTGTTCTTCAGTAATGAGATCCAGCAGTATACGGTGCCCTTCATGGGCTCTGATCCCTCTGTTGTGAAGAGAAGTCAGCGCTTCCTGGCAGAGGAGCATGATGCCTCACCAGTCAGTCTCTTCATTTTTTTCTATACTTTCATTTTCCACTAATGATTAACATATACATTGAATTCTTAATAGGCTGTTTTTGCACAGAAGTATCATCAAGAATAACTGAGATTTATAATGATTGTAAGCTTCTGGAAAAATATGGCTTAGTCTTGTGAATCAATCTAATGAGCATATTTATATGGAAAAACTGGAAttaataacaaacaataaaacaagcGTGTGTGTAGGAACGATACATCATCACTGTTCTTTTCAGTTTAAGACAACATGCATTGTGCATATGACTACCTCTATGTTTCTATGGGGTTAAATAATCTGTTATTATCTACTCTAGGTTCAGTATGGAGCTTATGCAGGAATTGGAGGCATCGGCAGCATAATCAAGCTGCTGTTTGCTGGCATGATGTTCTGGTTACTGGTCAAGTTCAGCTTTGGGCGCAACCTGCTCATCAAGGTAAACAAACTTACAGTGCATATCAACAATACCATCTCATATTTCATACCTCACATTTCAGAACTGAATATTCTGCCTATTAGAAatctgtctgttgtttgtcCCCAACCTTCTCAGCACCCAGAGTTCTTCTCCTTTGGATTCTTCTCTAAGGCCGGACCAACTAGAAAGCAGGTAAAGTGTTGATACCACAGCAAATTAGAGGCTTAGATATTCAGTCAATACACCAATTCTTAGTCCTAATAAGCTTTGGctatttaaacatgttaataagacgatgttttgttgttttatttgtttttcatccatgtgtgtgtcagatggaGGCCTCGTCCTTCCAGTTTGCATTCTATGGAGAGGGATACACTGAGGGCGAGGACCCTTCGCAAGGGAAACCTAATGCCAAGATCCGTACCCTGGTTCAGGGACCAGGTAACTGGATATTTTAAGTCCTCATATAATTCAGGTTTGGTGCTTGATTTAACTTGGGTTTCACTCAAACAGTATTTAATGTGTGGCTTGAGATTGGctgtataattatataataatttttGTAACACAGGAACAAAAACCATTGACTGAAACAAACCTGTCGTTTGATGAGGTCGTCTGACCTGTTTAACACCTTCCTTcatatgtctgtctgtttatttgtctttcttttacaATCAGAGTGTGGATATGTGGCCACACCCATTGCCATGGTACAAGCTGCTCTCACGATCCTCAATGAATCCACAGCTTTGCCCAAGAAGTGAGTCTTATCACACCACAAATCTGCcacatactatatatatatttatatagatatgCGCCACACCTGCAAATGACTGCAGGAATTGGGTGAGAGACTATCTGTGAATAAACAGATTAGAGTTAAATTTGtgcatgcagttttttttaataaaagaaaaatagaagcTGCATGGATAATATTGCTACAGCATATTCATGTCAGATTTTTAATAGAACTGTAGTTTATCATCAGGGAATTGCAAGAAAGTCCATTGATAACTTTTCGTTTTTGtatgaaattaatttatatttatattcagttcatctttttatCCTTCGTTTCCAGGGGAGGAGTCTACACTCCAGGAGCTGCGTTTGCAAAAACCACGCTGGTCGACCGCCTCAACAAACACGGCATTCAGTTCTCCGTCATCTAAAGTTAGTCCCCTCCCTGAGGCCGTACTCCAGGTTTTCCGAGCACTTACTAACATGGATAATAAAAACTGGGAAGTTTAAACTTCATGAGAGGGTAATCTCTCAGATTGAGTTCTAACATCATTGTGGTTAGTACTTTCAGCATTTATCCTTTTGGTTTGGTCAGAAACTTGTCAGTTTTCTCTTGGCTTGAATGTACTATTAACCCTCTGctttaaagacaaacagcaaGTGTAGAAGTGAAGGAACAAGTATGTGTGAAGAGTTTTAAAATGTCTCCAATGACTCATTGAAAAGAAGATTTGGCCAGAATTTAGTTCCCTCCCTGATCAATATTTCTCTGACACTGTGACCAATTAAAGATGCTCCTCAGTTCTACATGGTCATGTGTGCGTCTGCCTTTACTCAAACATGAGTAGATGATCAAAACTCTCCTGTTCCTTTTAATTACCCATAATGTTAAACCATAGTATAGCAGGAAGATGGCTTTATAATATCACCTGTAATGATCACAGATAAGACAGGACTGGAAAAGTAGGTTGAGATCAGTGcaacagataaacatctgtAACACAAAGAAAAGCTTCTTCTACAATCTTTAGTTGTGTGTTGTCCTGGTTGCACACAGTAGCTTGATGTTGTTGTTCTGgttcagtgaagtgaagctgtcAATAGACAATTAGaaatctgctgtgtgtgcacgtacatGCTCGCCTTGCCTGGCCTAGTCCTCCTACTCTCTGGaatgtttgggttttttgtaGCTGATTGTTGCTGCACTTCTTCTTtccagtgtttgctttttgagCCTTGTCAGAAAATGCATCCAGCTGTTTGTGCACAAAACAGCATGAGTTACTTCATTAAACTGAACAGATCCTCTGCTGTttagtttacagatgtgtgttcaaagtttgggtttgtttgtttgtttgttggtcacATGGACTGGACTTATTTTCAACCTCATAGAAAAAGGTTGATCTCAGTTCAGACTTGTTTTTGAGACTTTGAGCCTCATGTGCATGTGGCAGTTTTGATGTGTTTTGCTTTGTACGGGCCTCGTAAATAAAATCATCTCTGATAACAGAAACAAGTCTTGAGTCTTTCTTACAGCTTTATGGGAAAGTCAGTAAGGCCCTAACATGCATCCAGGATTAACTATTGTGTTCATTTCATGTATGGAGGCAAACTGGTGTAAAACAAGACAAACGTGTCCTAAGGCTTCATATgaggttttaatgttttgtaaaatgttttgtaatttcGCACTGTTTGGTTGTGTAGTGATGACACATCATAGACATAAATCCAAATGATTCATGATGACCCAGGTGAGTTTGGGATTTCTTGTACTGTTAAAGTAGTTTAGTTCACATTGTGTACATAACTGAGTAATAACCTTAAAACTGAATCTTTTCTTCTACTTGGATCATGGATTTAATGCACCTATAAGGACTTTGCATTTTTCACAAATTCTGACAAATCCCCGTCCAGCAGGGGTCTTTGtgtttggagtttgcatgttctccttgtcTCTGTGGATTTCCTCTAGGTACTCCGggttcctcccacagtccaaagacatgcagattgatACTACACTGACCATAGgggtgagtgtgaatggttgtttgtctctatatgttggtcctgtgatacactggctGCAACTTGTCTTTACAGTGAGGGAGTTTAATCTTTGAGAAGTGAATTCACAATACTAAATTCAAAATGAGTCCACAGGAATCAGCAGAAAGTCACTAAAGTGTAAAGAATGACGGGGAATAGAAAGATTCTACATAAAACTCATTATTgacaaaatgcaaatatttattcataaaaataCAGTTATCTCAtgtacaaaacaacaaaaatgtcatgactaaaaatagtttttacacatttcttttaGTTGGTTCCTTGGTTTATCATTTGTTGCCATATATTCTATGTGTAACCACATTTAACATCACTTCATTCTGTGTCTTGGTTCAGCAGCTGATGAGAGTAGATGACATCTTCATAGTGGTATTTCTCTGCTATGGCCATGATGGAGTCATTGCACCTGATTCTGCTCAGAAGCTGCAGCACTTCAACCACAGCAGACCTGCAGTGAACAGCAAATATCTGAGTTAGAGAATTCCAGTTATGATCTTGTTTATGAACATATGAACCTAATGCATGATCATTCATAAAGTTGACAACTAAAACTGAAAGATCTTAATtgtgatgctgcagatgtcacaCGATTAGGGAATATGAAAGCAGGTTTTATATTCGTGCTTATGTTTGTAACCACAAACATGCAGCCTCTTCAATAAATAATgaacttttgttttaaaaggCAAAAAATGATTTGATCTTCTTCAGTAGTTACTCAACCAATAAAAAAATAGTACAAAGAATTTATCTGTCAAACTAAAAACACTCCTACATGATCCCTTGAGTAAATCTAACTTGAATGTGGAACGTACTAGATTTTTAAGTAACCTTGTTCACAACGACCAATTTTGTTAAAGCTGGAGGCAGAATAACTTGataagagggttttttttctcatttcatgGACTAGGCTGACTTAAGGTGATGGcaatttaaaaagttttctttcttctgtttttattacctCGTGTTCGGATCTTTAGGAGACTGCTGTTTGCAGATGGTATGAACTTTTTGAACAAGATGGTTCTCAAAATTCTGGAGCTGAGGCAAACAAGCGCTCACACCTTTGAACCAAGAGAGCGGAAGGCCATCTCCAATCTGgtaagaggagaggggagagagagagtagcaTAGGTTAAGAGGGGAAAAGACCAGAGAATGAGAGGAAGAATCAAAATGGAGACTGGTGCATAGATACACATTCCATATTAAcaatataaattcaaaataCCTTCTTGCAGGCATGGTTAGTATTGTTGGGTTGAGTCTGACTGCACAGAGTGATCATCAGGTATCTGTTCAGCAGTTTGTCCAACATCAGTTCCTTTAGTAAAGTCTCAGGAAGCAGCAAAGCCCATTTCCCCATGTTACCTAGTAGCTAATGGAAATACAAAACAACTCAGCTTTAGCGCCCCCACCTGGTACAAAAGAGACAATATAAGATACACAAGTGttcttttaaacattatttgttAGAGAGAGCAGTACTTTAATGGCCGTCCAGAACTGTTGTTCTCTGAAACGACTCTGAGGAGTCAACTTGTCCTCTGAGAACCTggatagaaaaacaaacagcataaATTAATGATATCATAATTTGACACCATTTTGATTGACCTGACTGAAAAACTACATCAAAGTTAGTCACTGATCTTTCAATTGTATCTAATGATTGAGCAGAGACGTGAGGTAAAGTGGATAATTGGTCAAGACAAGAAGAGACGTTACAGTGTGCTTAATAAGACGGACACTGAGGTGAAGTTAAATGTGCTTTGTCACTGCAAGTCATTTAAGTGAAGATGGATAAATTTCAAGTGGCAAAAACCAAACTGACTTTTTTGGGTACAGAGGGATGAAGACATCTTCATCAACACAGCTCCTCAGTCTCCTCACCACAGCCTCTATGAACGTCTGcacaggacacaaacacacattgttaACACAAACACGTTCATACGCTGTGTATATGCTAATTATCGTATGTTTACATGATTTTGGTTTAAAGTTTTTTCTATATAACTTAATTGTTAGATATAAGACATTAATTTTCActgtaaattaatttttaaacattaaaaatcaaCTTAAAAAAGGACAGGATAGAAGCAGGATGGTTTCTGCACTGATTAATACATAGAAACCTGATGTACAAGTGTTCACTCTACCTTGACTGGTTTGCTCTGCTCTCCTTCAAAGATGGAGTAGTCCTCCTTCAGGCTGTGACACACATCAGTGAGACAGACTGATTGTTGACGGGACATGGGGTCCCACACCAGCTCCACAAAGGCTAAGCATCAGAGcagaacaaagacagacagagaatgagGCT
This genomic interval carries:
- the LOC109625060 gene encoding saccharopine dehydrogenase-like oxidoreductase produces the protein MARVETSSSRPYHLVIFGASGFTGQFVVEEVARSVSEGPKGNLKWAVAGRSKQKLEKVMEQAAGVLSKPELRSEVDIIVADVGEPDSLAAMCKQAVIVLNCVGPYRFYGEPVVKACVENGAHHIDICGEPQFLESMQLNYSSQAADKGVYIIGSCGFDSIPADMGVLYTRDQFKGTLTAVESFLTVGSGPDGGCIHDGTWQSAVYGFADGPKLQSLRRKFNHKPLPTVGSKIKRRGSLFFSNEIQQYTVPFMGSDPSVVKRSQRFLAEEHDASPVQYGAYAGIGGIGSIIKLLFAGMMFWLLVKFSFGRNLLIKHPEFFSFGFFSKAGPTRKQMEASSFQFAFYGEGYTEGEDPSQGKPNAKIRTLVQGPECGYVATPIAMVQAALTILNESTALPKKGGVYTPGAAFAKTTLVDRLNKHGIQFSVI